A single genomic interval of Nonomuraea rubra harbors:
- a CDS encoding YbaB/EbfC family nucleoid-associated protein, producing MHDFAPEDLERITARAEEMLVHVEQLKNEIDVVVGRGEAADGQVRVTAGASGRLVNVELAPRALRLDSRQLAEALLRAAQEAHDDAARQVDRIMAGTPADDLDAERFTSMLESFEASMAEQLKDIEDRHRNAP from the coding sequence GTGCACGACTTCGCCCCAGAAGACCTGGAACGGATCACGGCGCGGGCCGAGGAGATGCTGGTCCACGTCGAGCAGCTCAAGAACGAGATCGACGTCGTCGTCGGCCGTGGCGAGGCCGCGGACGGCCAGGTACGCGTGACGGCCGGCGCCTCGGGCCGGCTCGTGAACGTCGAGCTCGCGCCGCGCGCCCTGCGCCTGGACAGCCGGCAGCTGGCGGAGGCCCTCCTGCGCGCCGCCCAGGAGGCGCACGACGACGCCGCCCGCCAGGTGGACCGCATCATGGCCGGCACCCCGGCGGACGACCTCGACGCGGAGCGCTTCACCAGCATGCTGGAGTCGTTCGAGGCGTCGATGGCCGAGCAGCTGAAGGACATCGAGGACCGGCACCGGAACGCCCCCTGA
- a CDS encoding DUF58 domain-containing protein codes for MITRAGWGLAAASVLVYAVGAPFGYVQPAVLAVAGLAAVGAGALWTLRGAGLEVRREVTPVKVTRGEPAVAVLHVRNTGRWRHSGLVARDTCRDTTVTVEVPSLARHTARTVSYRLPTRRRGETPVGPLLLDRADPFGLVRRVRDYGRVDLLLVRPRTVPLTPLHSGRRRHLDGLASRSAPAGASSFNGLREYVVGDELRHVHWRSTARTGVLMVKELTDVNLPDTVAVLDTRLSAYAGDDEFELAVDVVASAACAVTRARFPVRVLTGVGELAWARGGPGEDEQVLDRLAVVERSAAAEPPLHVLRRGRGGGALVVVSGSFEALADVAAVRRRFDQVVFVRVGDPGVGPVPRAAGVMVIEVGDLDELAATWPR; via the coding sequence ATGATCACCAGGGCCGGGTGGGGGCTGGCCGCCGCGTCGGTGCTGGTCTACGCCGTGGGAGCGCCGTTCGGGTACGTCCAGCCGGCGGTCCTGGCGGTGGCCGGGCTGGCGGCCGTGGGGGCCGGGGCGCTGTGGACGCTGCGCGGGGCGGGGCTGGAGGTGCGGCGCGAGGTGACGCCGGTGAAGGTGACGCGCGGGGAGCCGGCCGTGGCCGTCCTGCACGTGCGCAACACCGGGCGGTGGCGGCATTCGGGGCTGGTGGCGCGCGACACCTGCCGGGACACGACGGTGACGGTCGAGGTGCCGTCACTGGCCCGGCACACGGCGCGGACCGTGTCGTACCGGCTGCCCACCCGCCGCCGCGGCGAGACGCCGGTGGGGCCGCTGCTGCTCGACCGCGCCGACCCGTTCGGGCTGGTGCGCCGCGTCCGCGACTACGGGCGGGTCGACCTCCTGCTGGTACGGCCGCGCACCGTGCCCCTCACCCCGCTGCACTCGGGGCGGCGCCGGCACCTGGACGGGCTGGCCTCCCGGTCGGCGCCGGCCGGGGCGAGCAGCTTCAACGGGCTGCGCGAGTACGTGGTCGGCGACGAGCTGCGGCACGTGCACTGGCGGTCCACGGCCCGGACCGGGGTGCTGATGGTGAAGGAACTCACCGACGTCAACCTGCCGGACACCGTCGCGGTCCTGGACACCCGGCTCTCGGCGTACGCGGGGGACGACGAGTTCGAGCTGGCCGTGGACGTGGTGGCGTCGGCGGCCTGCGCGGTGACGCGGGCCCGGTTCCCCGTGCGGGTGCTCACGGGGGTGGGCGAGCTGGCCTGGGCCCGGGGCGGGCCGGGGGAGGACGAGCAGGTGCTCGATCGGCTGGCCGTGGTGGAGCGGTCCGCCGCCGCCGAGCCGCCGCTGCACGTGTTGCGGCGGGGGCGGGGTGGTGGGGCTCTGGTGGTCGTGAGCGGGTCGTTCGAGGCTTTGGCGGATGTGGCGGCGGTGCGGCGGCGGTTCGATCAGGTGGTGTTCGTGCGGGTGGGGGATCCGGGGGTGGGGCCTGTGCCGCGGGCGGCGGGGGTGATGGTGATCGAGGTGGGCGATCTCGATGAGCTGGCGGCAACATGGCCACGCTGA
- the mycP gene encoding type VII secretion-associated serine protease mycosin has product MPFTWYGAAAVLLALTPTPAPTRTVTCDPEPGVAEVTGTPWPQERLRFQQVWRLTRGEGVTVAVVDSGVDAGHPQLAGAVARQVDLTGTGPRDCVGHGTAVAGIIAGRDLTSRGVPVLGVAPEAAIVSVKQTAGQSGDVTRLAEGIRRAADLGAEVINVSVQAHDAPVLKSAVTYAQRKDAVIVAAAGNVKQDDGAVTPAYPAQYPGVIAVGAASPDGRKPDFSNTATRISVTAPGAGVTSAWTGGGYRTGLDGTSFAAPFVSGVAALVRARHPELDHWQVKRRLERTAEGGGAAGTGAGLVNPLQAVTSVLPAAAESRAAAPPVVLARAPVPDERRRGLAIAITAGAAGVTALVVFLGLTLPRGRRRRARHLQES; this is encoded by the coding sequence GTGCCCTTCACCTGGTACGGCGCCGCGGCCGTTCTCCTCGCCCTGACGCCCACCCCCGCCCCCACCCGCACGGTCACCTGCGATCCCGAGCCCGGCGTCGCGGAGGTCACCGGCACGCCGTGGCCGCAGGAGCGGCTGCGCTTCCAGCAGGTGTGGCGGCTGACCAGGGGCGAGGGCGTGACGGTCGCCGTCGTGGACAGCGGCGTGGACGCCGGGCACCCCCAGCTCGCCGGCGCGGTCGCCCGGCAGGTGGACCTCACGGGCACGGGCCCGCGCGACTGCGTGGGCCACGGCACCGCGGTCGCCGGGATCATCGCCGGGCGGGACCTCACCTCGCGCGGCGTGCCCGTGCTGGGCGTCGCGCCGGAGGCCGCGATCGTGTCGGTCAAGCAGACCGCGGGGCAGTCGGGCGACGTGACGCGGCTGGCCGAGGGCATCAGGCGGGCGGCCGACCTGGGGGCCGAGGTGATCAACGTGTCCGTGCAGGCCCACGACGCCCCGGTGCTGAAGTCGGCGGTGACGTACGCGCAGCGCAAGGACGCGGTCATCGTGGCGGCGGCCGGCAACGTCAAGCAGGACGACGGCGCGGTCACGCCCGCCTACCCGGCGCAGTACCCGGGCGTGATCGCGGTCGGCGCGGCCTCGCCCGACGGCAGGAAGCCGGACTTCTCCAACACCGCGACCCGCATCTCGGTGACCGCGCCGGGCGCCGGGGTCACGAGCGCGTGGACGGGCGGCGGCTACCGTACGGGGCTGGACGGCACGAGCTTCGCCGCCCCGTTCGTCTCGGGCGTGGCCGCGCTGGTCAGGGCCAGGCACCCGGAGCTCGACCACTGGCAGGTCAAGCGGAGGCTGGAGCGGACGGCCGAGGGCGGAGGCGCGGCCGGCACGGGGGCCGGGCTGGTCAACCCCCTGCAGGCCGTCACCTCGGTGCTCCCGGCGGCGGCGGAGAGCCGGGCCGCCGCGCCGCCGGTCGTCCTGGCCCGTGCGCCGGTCCCGGACGAACGCCGGCGCGGCCTCGCCATAGCGATCACCGCGGGGGCCGCGGGCGTCACGGCGCTGGTCGTGTTCCTGGGGCTGACGTTGCCCAGAGGCCGCAGGCGGCGGGCGCGACATTTACAGGAAAGTTGA
- a CDS encoding DUF3488 and transglutaminase-like domain-containing protein yields the protein MAAVAVVVLLVASAGMAFDGVFPVGALVPVVAVAAGGPGVLALVLAGRLPVWGTIPVSVLAWLTAVSATLFRADAWLGFVPSPAAVRAALIGVRDAGGVLLTTILPAAPGSTAIVLVSFLVWAATTAGTELVLRSRAILPPAAAALPVLAVAIVFGVAGEGSGVPYAAVFAGLVLLLALVRAGRSVGALVAGGVLLAVLVPVGVVVGPVLPRAERPYDVRELVEQPPPRPIRGVSALDQVSAWLQNPQRELFTVSTSSEANLRLAVLDTFDGVSWTSSAGFVPTGGRVPGAAGERDIVEQRFTLQKLPGPWLPAADRPLRAIGPGIVVDPATGALAGTQAREGLTYEVTSGLRRFSAAELRGAGPAADPAALRLPDGPDGRTPPQRARLRDLARRATAGARGPAQQAAKLAAYLRKLAVNDVNSPPGHGYRSIEFFLTESKRGTTEQFAASFALLARSIGLPSRIVVGFRPGEPADGAPGEAASGAADGAAGGVRQVRGGDVLAWAEVAFDGIGWVPFYPTPSRTRAGEGGDVAEGAPKQAREIEQAINNESSEPEHAKTPTAKATPVPEPRPGAADGMLLWPAVPGGLVVLYLVAVGVVPRVRRSRRRRAASAAGRVVGAWRQTVSRLRGAGIPVSSGALTAREVAYRAEAGLGAEAREPLTVLADLANLATFGAAPVDHADADLAWRHYTAVDALVRRRVPVTRRLVRRLSPLTLFR from the coding sequence TTGGCCGCGGTTGCCGTGGTGGTGCTGCTGGTCGCGTCGGCCGGGATGGCGTTCGACGGGGTGTTCCCGGTCGGGGCGCTGGTGCCGGTGGTGGCGGTGGCCGCCGGAGGGCCGGGGGTGCTGGCGTTGGTGCTCGCCGGAAGGTTGCCGGTCTGGGGGACGATCCCCGTGAGCGTGCTGGCGTGGCTGACGGCGGTGTCGGCGACCCTGTTCAGGGCGGACGCGTGGCTCGGGTTCGTGCCGAGCCCAGCCGCCGTGCGGGCCGCGCTGATCGGCGTGCGCGACGCGGGCGGCGTGCTGCTGACCACCATCCTGCCCGCCGCCCCCGGCAGCACGGCGATCGTGCTGGTCAGCTTCCTGGTCTGGGCCGCCACCACCGCCGGGACCGAGCTGGTGCTGAGGTCGAGGGCGATCCTGCCGCCCGCCGCCGCCGCGCTGCCCGTGCTGGCCGTCGCGATCGTGTTCGGCGTCGCGGGTGAGGGCAGCGGGGTGCCGTACGCGGCGGTGTTCGCGGGGTTGGTGCTGCTGCTGGCGCTGGTCAGGGCGGGCAGGTCCGTGGGGGCGCTGGTGGCCGGTGGGGTGCTGCTCGCCGTGCTGGTGCCGGTCGGGGTCGTCGTGGGGCCCGTGCTGCCCAGGGCCGAGCGGCCGTACGACGTGCGCGAGCTGGTCGAGCAGCCCCCGCCCCGCCCGATCCGCGGCGTGAGCGCCCTCGACCAGGTGTCGGCCTGGCTGCAGAACCCGCAGCGCGAGCTGTTCACGGTCAGCACGTCGTCCGAGGCGAACCTCCGGCTGGCCGTTCTCGACACGTTCGACGGGGTGAGCTGGACGTCGAGCGCCGGGTTCGTACCGACGGGCGGGCGGGTGCCGGGGGCGGCGGGGGAGCGCGACATCGTCGAGCAGCGGTTCACGCTGCAGAAGCTGCCCGGCCCGTGGCTGCCCGCCGCCGACCGGCCGCTGCGGGCCATCGGGCCCGGCATCGTGGTCGATCCCGCGACCGGCGCGCTGGCCGGCACGCAGGCGCGCGAGGGGCTGACGTACGAGGTGACCTCGGGCCTGCGCCGGTTCTCGGCCGCGGAACTGCGCGGCGCCGGCCCCGCCGCCGACCCGGCGGCGCTGCGGCTGCCCGACGGGCCCGACGGCCGTACGCCGCCGCAGCGGGCCCGCCTGCGCGACCTCGCCCGCCGCGCCACGGCCGGGGCGCGCGGCCCGGCGCAGCAGGCCGCCAAACTGGCCGCGTACCTGCGCAAGCTCGCCGTGAACGACGTGAACTCGCCGCCCGGGCACGGCTATCGCAGCATCGAGTTCTTCCTGACGGAGTCCAAGCGGGGGACGACCGAGCAGTTCGCGGCGTCGTTCGCGCTGCTGGCGCGGTCGATCGGGCTGCCGAGCCGGATCGTGGTGGGCTTCAGACCCGGCGAGCCAGCCGATGGGGCGCCCGGAGAGGCGGCCAGTGGGGCGGCCGACGGTGCGGCTGGTGGGGTGCGGCAGGTGCGGGGTGGGGATGTGCTGGCGTGGGCCGAGGTCGCGTTCGACGGGATCGGGTGGGTGCCGTTCTATCCGACGCCGTCCCGTACGCGTGCGGGTGAGGGCGGGGACGTGGCCGAGGGCGCGCCCAAGCAGGCCAGGGAGATCGAGCAGGCGATCAACAACGAGTCCTCGGAGCCCGAGCACGCCAAGACCCCCACCGCGAAGGCCACCCCGGTGCCCGAGCCCCGGCCCGGGGCGGCGGATGGGATGCTGCTCTGGCCGGCCGTGCCCGGCGGCCTGGTGGTGCTCTACCTCGTCGCGGTGGGGGTGGTGCCGCGCGTCCGGCGTTCGCGGCGGCGCCGGGCCGCGTCGGCCGCCGGCCGGGTGGTGGGAGCGTGGCGGCAGACCGTGTCCCGGTTGCGCGGGGCCGGAATCCCGGTGTCGTCGGGGGCGCTGACGGCGCGGGAGGTGGCGTACCGGGCGGAGGCCGGGCTGGGGGCGGAGGCGCGGGAGCCGCTGACCGTGCTCGCGGACCTGGCGAACCTCGCCACGTTCGGCGCCGCGCCCGTGGACCACGCCGACGCCGACCTCGCCTGGCGGCACTACACCGCCGTGGACGCGCTGGTCAGGCGGCGGGTTCCGGTGACGCGCAGGCTCGTACGGCGGTTGTCGCCGCTAACCCTGTTCCGGTGA
- a CDS encoding class I SAM-dependent methyltransferase, with amino-acid sequence MDFEELIREATATPFEGWDFSLLRGRVTDEGEPPWDYEHLAREHLRTAASLLDLGTGGGELLSGLAPLPPRTAATEGYAPNLPIARARLEPLGVEVAESTHAFPDASFDLVLNRHAPYDPAEVRRLLAPGGRYLTQQVSGRDLEELNAALGGPPHPDRAWDLAAATAALGLKIVWSEEASFTTRFHDIGALVLFLRAVSWQVPGFEVAAYEDRLRALHEDLARGRPLRATARRFALLAVAP; translated from the coding sequence ATGGACTTCGAGGAGCTGATCCGCGAGGCGACGGCCACCCCGTTCGAGGGCTGGGACTTCTCCCTCCTCCGCGGCCGCGTCACCGACGAGGGCGAGCCGCCCTGGGACTACGAGCACCTGGCCCGCGAGCACCTGCGAACCGCCGCCTCCCTCCTCGACCTGGGAACGGGCGGCGGCGAGCTGCTGTCCGGCCTGGCCCCCCTGCCCCCGCGCACGGCGGCCACCGAGGGGTACGCGCCGAACCTGCCCATCGCCAGGGCCCGCCTGGAGCCGCTGGGCGTCGAGGTCGCCGAATCCACGCACGCGTTCCCCGACGCCTCCTTCGACCTCGTGCTCAACCGCCACGCGCCCTACGACCCGGCCGAGGTCCGCCGCCTGCTCGCCCCCGGCGGCCGCTACCTCACCCAGCAGGTGTCCGGACGCGACCTGGAGGAGCTCAACGCCGCGCTCGGCGGCCCCCCGCACCCGGACCGGGCCTGGGACCTCGCCGCGGCCACGGCGGCGCTCGGCCTGAAGATCGTGTGGAGCGAGGAGGCGTCCTTCACCACCAGGTTCCACGACATCGGCGCGCTCGTGCTGTTCCTGCGCGCCGTCTCCTGGCAGGTGCCGGGCTTCGAGGTGGCCGCGTACGAGGACCGGCTGCGCGCCCTCCACGAGGACCTGGCCCGGGGCCGCCCGCTGAGGGCCACCGCCCGCCGCTTCGCCCTGCTGGCCGTCGCCCCGTAG
- a CDS encoding serine/threonine protein kinase, whose amino-acid sequence MTVIADRVRGYELLGRAGQDGPWTVHLARPASGGSTGNVLVKTLACHRVDKRALKRIVRGFAFPEELSAHPGVIPVLEVGATGDGRPYLVTPPHDGLTLAERPGRGVPMPLEQATGLLRAVARVVAATHAAGGAHGRVKPENVVMTAGGVVLTGYAMSALMSIVELPDGTLPSVHASPEELEGRPPVPASDVYALGSMAYELLAGRPAFAPDGPGSTARFVLGVLGETPPPLPPSVPASLARVIAQAMSKDPAARPTADSLATAARTSARPHTTLPPAQLGQPRTARLPESEQPLTACLPEPEQPLTARLPGLEGEVARYEGSGPRELVWTVDPDRSQVRPPAGPRPFLPPATEATPPSQASHPQDPPSQGPPSQGPPSQGPQQAARKGSKVPLVVAGVSALAVLAGAGSVALAMSGAETTTVTAENQPTDTSDQPGDPATDQPTGEPPQADQRSQPSADPGTPGTPGTTASAPATSPPPHHTTNPATIAAYRPKNLKLVSDNGATVTLSWKAVRKNDYPTIIQQAPGDRLLSAPAGSTTYPVGGLDPATGYCFKVGTVVALGQPSSVAWSSALCIRGAAEADPDEEVQPPIVLPLATPPPASPEQG is encoded by the coding sequence ATGACGGTGATCGCCGATCGGGTCCGCGGCTACGAGCTGCTGGGGCGGGCCGGTCAGGACGGTCCGTGGACCGTGCACCTCGCCCGGCCCGCGTCCGGCGGCTCCACAGGAAACGTGCTGGTCAAGACGCTCGCCTGCCACCGGGTGGACAAGCGAGCGCTCAAGCGCATCGTGCGCGGCTTCGCCTTCCCCGAGGAGCTGTCGGCGCACCCGGGCGTGATCCCGGTGCTGGAGGTGGGGGCGACGGGGGACGGGCGGCCGTACCTCGTGACGCCGCCGCACGACGGGCTCACGCTCGCCGAGCGGCCGGGGCGGGGCGTGCCGATGCCGCTGGAGCAGGCGACCGGGCTGCTGCGGGCGGTCGCGCGGGTGGTCGCGGCCACGCACGCCGCCGGCGGGGCGCACGGGCGCGTCAAGCCGGAGAACGTCGTCATGACGGCGGGCGGAGTGGTGCTGACCGGGTACGCCATGTCGGCGCTGATGTCGATCGTCGAGCTGCCCGACGGGACGCTGCCCTCGGTGCACGCCTCTCCCGAGGAGCTGGAGGGGCGTCCGCCGGTGCCCGCCTCGGACGTGTACGCGCTGGGGTCGATGGCGTACGAGCTGCTGGCGGGGCGGCCCGCGTTCGCCCCGGACGGGCCGGGGAGCACGGCCCGGTTCGTGCTCGGGGTGCTCGGCGAGACCCCGCCGCCGCTGCCTCCCTCGGTGCCCGCCAGCCTCGCCCGGGTCATCGCCCAGGCGATGTCCAAGGACCCCGCCGCCCGGCCCACCGCCGACTCGCTGGCCACCGCCGCCCGCACGTCCGCCCGGCCCCACACCACACTCCCGCCCGCCCAACTGGGACAACCGCGCACCGCACGCCTGCCCGAATCAGAGCAACCGCTGACGGCGTGCCTGCCCGAGCCGGAGCAGCCGCTGACGGCGCGGTTGCCGGGGCTGGAGGGGGAGGTCGCGCGGTATGAGGGGTCGGGGCCGCGTGAGCTGGTGTGGACCGTGGACCCTGACCGGTCCCAAGTCAGGCCGCCGGCGGGACCTCGGCCGTTCCTCCCGCCCGCCACCGAGGCCACCCCGCCGTCTCAGGCCTCGCATCCTCAGGACCCGCCTTCTCAGGGCCCGCCTTCTCAGGGCCCGCCTTCTCAGGGCCCGCAGCAGGCGGCCAGGAAGGGCAGCAAGGTGCCGCTGGTCGTGGCGGGCGTGTCGGCGCTGGCCGTGCTGGCGGGCGCGGGCAGCGTGGCCCTGGCGATGAGCGGCGCCGAGACCACCACCGTCACCGCCGAGAACCAGCCCACCGACACCAGCGACCAACCGGGCGACCCGGCCACCGACCAGCCGACCGGGGAGCCGCCCCAGGCCGACCAGCGCTCGCAGCCGTCAGCGGACCCCGGGACACCCGGAACACCCGGGACGACGGCATCCGCCCCGGCCACCTCCCCACCCCCGCACCACACCACGAACCCCGCCACCATCGCCGCATACCGCCCTAAAAACCTCAAACTGGTGTCCGACAACGGCGCCACGGTGACGCTCTCCTGGAAGGCCGTACGCAAGAACGACTACCCCACGATCATCCAGCAGGCCCCGGGAGACCGCCTGCTGTCGGCCCCGGCCGGCAGCACCACCTACCCGGTCGGCGGCCTGGACCCGGCCACGGGCTACTGCTTCAAGGTCGGCACCGTCGTAGCCCTCGGCCAGCCGTCCTCCGTCGCCTGGTCGTCCGCGCTGTGCATCAGGGGCGCCGCCGAGGCCGACCCAGACGAAGAGGTACAGCCGCCGATCGTGCTCCCCCTGGCCACCCCGCCGCCCGCGTCACCGGAACAGGGTTAG
- a CDS encoding WXG100 family type VII secretion target — protein MTGNPDIILANFDQMDEIAAELGRAYANLVGELTDLEADLKILETWEGSAKDVYLDAKRQWNEAVVTMGDTMQRFGPALHDATEIMRDAENANVRRWGT, from the coding sequence ATGACCGGCAACCCCGACATCATTCTCGCGAATTTCGACCAGATGGACGAGATCGCGGCCGAGCTCGGCCGCGCCTACGCCAACCTGGTCGGCGAGCTGACCGACCTCGAGGCCGACCTGAAGATCCTGGAGACCTGGGAGGGCTCGGCCAAGGACGTCTATCTCGACGCCAAGCGCCAGTGGAACGAGGCCGTGGTCACCATGGGCGACACCATGCAGCGCTTCGGGCCCGCGCTGCACGACGCGACCGAGATCATGCGGGACGCGGAGAACGCCAACGTCCGCCGCTGGGGCACCTGA
- a CDS encoding WXG100 family type VII secretion target, translated as MAVQPTTYAEGSQHSAAERAQLAVGNIEQIRNRLNQIPATLGAAWQGEAATVYTQVLNEWTPQFTKVIQALDLIAERLEATGIQYTESNTQANDVAAQLRASLNGGKL; from the coding sequence GTGGCAGTCCAGCCGACGACGTACGCCGAAGGCAGCCAGCACAGCGCCGCGGAACGGGCGCAGCTCGCCGTCGGGAACATCGAGCAGATCCGCAACCGGCTCAACCAGATCCCCGCGACGCTCGGCGCCGCCTGGCAGGGCGAGGCCGCGACCGTCTACACGCAGGTGCTCAACGAGTGGACGCCGCAGTTCACGAAGGTCATCCAGGCACTCGACCTGATCGCCGAGAGGCTGGAGGCGACCGGCATCCAGTACACCGAGTCGAACACCCAGGCCAACGACGTCGCCGCGCAACTGCGGGCCTCGCTCAACGGCGGCAAGCTCTGA
- a CDS encoding LacI family DNA-binding transcriptional regulator, with amino-acid sequence MTAMDEGPAPTLHDVAREAGVSVATASRALNGSARNVRAENADRVRAAAARLGYQPHLSAQAIARGSTRTVALVVRDVADPYFSSIAAGVGQAAEEAGLIVTMAVAGGSPERELEIVRTLRGQRPQVIIVTGSRIDGAGTRDELADELEAYRTAGGRAVLISQLDLPFGTVTIDNHGGSAGLARALLGAGYRRFAVFHAPPSLRTSRERHEGFLSGLGGAGSVVAVETGFTRAGGHEAARRLVERGLDDVEAVFAVNDVMAIGAMTAFREAGVLPGRDLGVAGFDDIASTVDVVPALTSVAVPLREAGLSAMRLALSDDAPAELRLPTTVVLRESTPPRA; translated from the coding sequence ATGACCGCCATGGACGAAGGGCCCGCGCCCACCCTGCACGACGTCGCGCGGGAGGCGGGAGTCTCCGTCGCCACCGCCTCCCGCGCGCTCAACGGCAGCGCGCGCAACGTCAGGGCGGAGAACGCCGACCGGGTACGCGCAGCGGCGGCCCGCCTCGGCTACCAGCCGCACCTGTCGGCCCAGGCCATCGCCAGGGGCTCGACCAGGACCGTCGCGCTGGTGGTGCGCGACGTGGCCGACCCGTACTTCTCCTCCATCGCCGCCGGGGTCGGCCAGGCGGCGGAGGAGGCCGGGCTCATCGTCACGATGGCGGTGGCGGGCGGCTCGCCCGAGCGCGAGCTGGAGATCGTCAGGACCCTCCGAGGGCAGCGGCCGCAGGTCATCATCGTCACCGGCAGCCGCATCGACGGGGCGGGCACCAGGGACGAGCTCGCCGACGAGCTGGAGGCGTACCGGACGGCCGGGGGCAGGGCCGTCCTGATCAGCCAGCTCGACCTGCCGTTCGGGACGGTCACCATCGACAACCACGGCGGCTCGGCCGGCCTGGCCCGCGCCCTGCTCGGCGCGGGGTACCGGCGCTTCGCCGTCTTCCACGCGCCGCCCTCGCTGCGCACCTCCCGCGAGCGCCACGAAGGGTTCCTGTCCGGCCTGGGCGGGGCCGGGAGCGTGGTCGCCGTCGAGACCGGGTTCACCCGCGCGGGCGGCCACGAGGCGGCGCGGCGGCTGGTGGAGCGGGGGCTGGACGACGTGGAGGCGGTGTTCGCCGTCAACGACGTGATGGCGATCGGCGCGATGACCGCCTTCCGCGAGGCCGGCGTGCTGCCGGGCAGGGACCTCGGGGTGGCGGGCTTCGACGACATCGCCTCGACGGTGGACGTCGTGCCCGCGCTGACCTCGGTGGCGGTGCCGCTGCGCGAGGCGGGGCTGAGCGCGATGCGGCTGGCGCTGTCGGACGACGCGCCGGCCGAGCTGCGCCTGCCGACCACCGTCGTCCTGCGCGAGAGCACCCCGCCCCGGGCGTGA